The DNA region AAAATAATCCTCCTGAAGCATTCTCGGGAATAAGTTTGATTCCCATTATATAATATATCCTCCAGGGGTGTCAAAACATGGCGCCCCTATTAGTAAGTTTATCCAGCCCTTTCGGTATTAATGCCATAATCTTTTGACGTATAGCGTTAATTGTCGAAGCCTTTTCAAGTTTCTGCAATTTTTCATGGTACTCAAGGAGTGTCAATAATGTCTCAATCTCCTGGGCTGTCAGGCCCGGATTGAGGATAGCCATATTGGGAAGCTTAAGAACGTAGGAATCCATGAGCCGGTATACCTTTTCAACCCTCGGCCCTGATTGCTCGTCAATGAGGGGAAGCCCGAGTTCTTCCAGAGCCTCCAGGAGCCGGAAGGCGGTGCGCCGGGAGATACTGAGGTGTTCCATGAGGGTTTTGATAGTCGCCCCTTGAGGAGAAGCCAGGAGATTAATTGCGGCAAGGAATTTTATGGAGTTGGCAAAGGGGTTAGCCATGGCGGGTCTCCAGGGCATAATATGATGATAGTGTATAGGGTAAGATTGAGAATTTAGCATAGACTGATGAAGGCAATAAAATACCCATATATAATATAAGTAGGGAGCAGATCGGTAATAGTGAACGAGAATTTGAAAATTCTTAAAGAAAATGCAAATATTTTACTTAACTAACGTTAAACGCTATAGGTATAGTGCAAATGCGCAGGTAGAACGCCATATATAGTGTACCAGAAACACCTGGGATGAACACACACCATGGCGTTCTTAAAAGGGGAAATCAGACATTTTTACAAACCTGTCATGCTCAATCGATCGTGTTTTCATCTGGGATACCAGGAAGTGTTGAATGTCCTGAAAAACCCGGTCTTTTAACTCGTCAAGGTTATTCAGATTGATCCCCCCAGGATAACACCGGGAGATAGCGGGATTCTCAAGGCCGATGCCAAGTACCGGGTGTATCCGGGAAACCTCCTCGATGTAGGATTTGAGAAGGTGTGTCCCCCTTGCTATGTTTGATGCCGGAATCCCATCTGAAAGAACAATAAGAAGCTTGCGATTTGTAGGGGGCATTTGGCGGAGGCGGCGGGAAGCGAGACAGACAGCTCCAATATCAAAATTATTTCTCGCTATGCCATACCAGAAATGATAAGAAGGAAAATAGGGAAGCGCACCGGACGAAAGATTGGCAAAGGATTTTAATACAAAGAGTTGATTGTTACAACTGTCGAACCGTGCATGGGCCATGCCCGGTGTATAAGAAGAATCGGCAGTGAAAGCCAGGATTTCAAGGTTAATATCAGGAAGCCCCTGTAACGCTTCCGCAAAAATGACCAAGGTTTCATAGGCTTTAGTTATTTTAGTCGAATAACCATCGCCCATAGGGAAACCGCCCATCGAATGGGAGCAGTCCATGAGTAGGGATACATCATAGCTGAACTGGCGGCCAGTAACCCTGCTGGTGAAGATGCGGGGATTAAGAGATGCGGCGACCAGGGCAACTTCACGGTGGTTAAATTTACCCTGGAAGGTTTTTAAGGTCCGGCAATGGGTAGTGGAAACCAAGAAGGCGCCGAACATATTACGGTATGCGGAAATGACCTGGGCCTGCTTTCGCTTGATGTGTTCATACCGCTCCGTGTTGACGTAATTATAGAGACAGCGGGGATCGGACAAATCGGCAATAGTGTCATGATAGGGTTTAATGGTGTTTTCTTCCTCGGGAATAACGGTACTATCCTGCTCAATGTGTTTTGTCATTTGGAAAGAAATATCACATCCCTTAACCTCATCAGGTTTTATACTATCCAGAAAATCACGAATAGCGGAAATAATCTGTTCGGCGGTTTGCAAAGTATCGGGATGCTTGTGAGCAAGATACCGATCAATCATAGGGAAAACCTTCTGCTCCAGAAAATCAGATACTTCAGAATTGTGCGCCTCACTATGGCGGATTCCGAAATAGGTAGTAGCGATGGTCCCCATGATGGATGGGAAAGACTTTTCCGGAAGCTTATCACGATTGAAAGCCCTTTTCTCGTCATAAAACAATTGGTTCAGATACTGAAAATCCTCGCCCACTCCAACATAGGATTTTGCATAAAGGGTCTCGATCCTGATGTCGTCAATCAGGTGTGCCATATTAACGAGCATTTCATTATTCTGTATGCCGAGATAAGAGGTGTCGGGGTAGAGCATATGCGCTATTTCATGATCGATGTACCCTTTGGTTATCCGGTAACGGTCGCGGGTCATTGGTTTGGAATAATCAATCGCCGGAATGATGATGGTTTTTGTTTCAATATTCACCGAAGCGGTTCCCGCTTTGGAAGATTCAATGATCCGTATGTTTGAATCGGCGGTCATGCCGGTGGTATACTCTTTCAAAGAAAAGGCCGAGTATCGTCCTGAGCCATAGTCAAGATCAATGTGTTTTGCCATAAGTCCTCCCTTGTACCCTATGTGGTACTTGCCGTATCTGCGGCAGTATCTTTAACCTTTCGCCACTTATTGGTGAAAACATTTGAAATGAAGGATTCCACCAACGATCGTCCGGCGCTGGAGAACCGGCCCAACAATTCAAGTTCGATTGTCATTTCAAGATCCCCCAGGCACTTGAAAGCAAAAGCAAGGGCGATAAGGCGGCGGGTGGAAAAGGGAGAACCGGTTAGACGTCCATCCATCATTGCCTGCCTGACCAGTTTGGCAACTTTGACTAAACGGGTAGACATATCCTTATCGTGCAGGATGTCATTGATGATGGCAGGTTCATCGGGAGGGTAATCAACCTGTAAGATGGCAAACCGATCCTTGAATGCGGCGCTCATGGGAGATGAACCATAGTACCCGAGGGAGATGTCCTCCATGTTGCCCAAGGTATTGGCGGTAGCTAAAATACGGAAATCCTTATGGGGTTTAATAGTTTTGCCTCCGTCATCATTAAGAACGATTGGGTTATGAATATCCTCGATCATGGCATGAAGGGCGGCGGCGTATTCCGGCTGGGCTTTGTCGATCTCGTCCAGGAGAAGCCATGCGCCCTCTTTAGCGGCTTTGACAACCGGGCCTTCCAGAAAGTAGGTCTCCTGAGTGGCGGTCCCATCGGGATTTTTAACCGACCGGAGGCGAACACCACCGATAAAGGCATCCGGGGTCATGCCGCCGTCAAAGTTGACCCGGTAGATATTCTTCCGGGCTTTCTGGGCAATGTCATAGAAAAGCCGGGTCTTGCCACACCCTGCGGGGCCTACCAGCAAGATAGGATGGCCGGCCTCAATGAGCTTGGCAACCGGTTGTGCGTATTTCGGCTCCCTGAATTTAATCAGCGGTACGGCGGGTGTGGCGGCCTTAGGGCGTTTAACAGGAACACTACCTATCGCAATCGGTTCCGTTACCGACAGGATAACAGATAATACTTCCGGGAAGGGCTGGTAGATTGCCGTAAGGGCGTCAACCGCCGGCGGTGAACGATCCGGGACATACTGGGAGTTACCCCCCGCTGTAGCGTCAAGGGAAATATACGTCATCCGGCATAAAGCTTTGCCGAGCCGTTCCGGGATAGCCTTTCCCTGCATTATGCGGGTTTCAACCTGTTTCTTCCAATAAGCTGCGCGGGTAGGTGATATTGCGTTCATGATAAACCTCCATATATATAAGTAGGGAGCGGATCGGTAAGAGTGAACGAGAATTTGAAAATTCTTAAAGAAAATGCAACTATTTTACTTAACTAATGTTAAACGCTATAGGTATGGTATAAATCTGCAGATAGGACACCCTATAAAGTGTACTGGATTTCGGGGAGCATGGTTTCCAGCTTGGCAAGGTATTTTTTCCGTTTTGATTCATCACACCCTACCACCCCTTGTTTCGCCGTATTTTTAACCGAAGGTGATGGATACATTATTGGCATACTAACCTGAGGCCAATGGTAGGAATGCAGGTAATCGTTCGTCAGTATCCGATTTTGAGAAGACCACTAAAAACTCTCCCGAATTAACAATATTGATAAAGCTATCAAGATTAATCACTGCTTTATTGCATTTATAGTACGCTTCCCTCAGGGCCCTCCATGGCCCCTTTTCCTCCCGTAAAGAAGCCGCTCCCACTTGGTCGCGGCATTTAGAGAGGCGGGCTGAACCTTTCAAACCCGCCTGGCAAAAAAAACGGCGTTCCAAAGGAACGCCACATTTACTCCCCCGCGCGGGTTTGAACCACGGACCCAGTGGTTAACAGCCACTTGCTCTGCCAACTGAGCTACAGGGGAATGATACGAATAATATACTCGTTTTGGCAAAAAATTGTCAAGGAGTATATGAACTTTTTCAAATTTTTACAGGCCCGGCGCTGAAGTCGCCGCTATGGTGTTTCAAGGGGGGTATATACCCGCACCCCCCTTTTATAGTATACTTAAGGGGTATTTCAGGTTAAAAAGCGGTTCAGACGGGGTTTTTGTGGCAAAGGAAAAGCGTAAATACTGGATCATTTTAGGTTTGTTCATCTTTTTTGTCTATATTTTTGTCGCCGCCGAGCCCATCCCCCTGGAGACGGTTCTGTTGCCCCGGTGGCTCAGTTCCCTGGAATCCGACTATTCTACCTTTCTTGGAGATGATACGCCCCTGTCCGAAGACTACCTGGTTCCTTTTAAACTGGGAAATCGGTTCGGCTATGTGGATACCAAGGGGCAATTCACCATAAACCAGGTTATGAAGGGGACGGTCAGCCTTTCGGACGAGGGTTGGTCAGAATTTGAGGCGATTCCCGAACCGGTAAGCATACGCAGCCCCGCCGGAGAGGAGCTGACCCTTATTGAAGGTGGCCGGGGCTATCCCCTGTTCTTGGACGGAAAGATACTCCTGGTCGGGGAGCAACAGAATTCCCTTTCCCTGGTGAATGAGCTGGGTGAACTGCTCTGGACCTACGATTTTGCCGCGCCCCTGACCAGTATCGACGCCGGGGCGGGGCTTATCCTCACGGGATCCCTGGATGGCACGGTGGAACTTCTGGACTCATCCGGCAAAAGGGTGTTCTTTTTTGAACCCGGGGGGTCCCGGCTTTCGGTGATCGCCGGCTGTCGCATTT from Treponema primitia ZAS-2 includes:
- a CDS encoding HTH domain-containing protein — its product is MANPFANSIKFLAAINLLASPQGATIKTLMEHLSISRRTAFRLLEALEELGLPLIDEQSGPRVEKVYRLMDSYVLKLPNMAILNPGLTAQEIETLLTLLEYHEKLQKLEKASTINAIRQKIMALIPKGLDKLTNRGAMF
- a CDS encoding WD40 repeat domain-containing protein, yielding MAKEKRKYWIILGLFIFFVYIFVAAEPIPLETVLLPRWLSSLESDYSTFLGDDTPLSEDYLVPFKLGNRFGYVDTKGQFTINQVMKGTVSLSDEGWSEFEAIPEPVSIRSPAGEELTLIEGGRGYPLFLDGKILLVGEQQNSLSLVNELGELLWTYDFAAPLTSIDAGAGLILTGSLDGTVELLDSSGKRVFFFEPGGSRLSVIAGCRISRDGSRIAIVSGYDDQRFLMLERFGDSYKVAYHEFLEDGFRHAVHIAFVDNDNRVAFERQGGLGIYEVETRRSLKVPLLGTIRALDEMGSHGLLFVITANSGDVSSYSDSPMRGREKTLAAIRLPGVIVMQAPFRSETAFLSRRGQELYVGGGMTLASFELEKR
- a CDS encoding AAA family ATPase — translated: MNAISPTRAAYWKKQVETRIMQGKAIPERLGKALCRMTYISLDATAGGNSQYVPDRSPPAVDALTAIYQPFPEVLSVILSVTEPIAIGSVPVKRPKAATPAVPLIKFREPKYAQPVAKLIEAGHPILLVGPAGCGKTRLFYDIAQKARKNIYRVNFDGGMTPDAFIGGVRLRSVKNPDGTATQETYFLEGPVVKAAKEGAWLLLDEIDKAQPEYAAALHAMIEDIHNPIVLNDDGGKTIKPHKDFRILATANTLGNMEDISLGYYGSSPMSAAFKDRFAILQVDYPPDEPAIINDILHDKDMSTRLVKVAKLVRQAMMDGRLTGSPFSTRRLIALAFAFKCLGDLEMTIELELLGRFSSAGRSLVESFISNVFTNKWRKVKDTAADTASTT